The region CCAGGTCGTGCCGTTCGCGGGTGGCATCGAGGTGGTCCACACACCTGGACACTCACCCGGCCACGCTGCATACCTGCATCGTGAGTCAGGGGTGCTGATCACCGGGGACTCGATCTTCAACGTGCGTGGGCTGCGGTGGCCCATCAAGGCGTTCTGCACCAACTTCGCCATGACGACACGCACGGCGCACCGGCTCAGCGAGCTGGAGTACACGACCGCGGCGTTCACCCACGGACCGCACCTGGGCGAGCGGCCACGCGAGGAGATCCGGCGGTTCCTCGCGACGCACCCGACGGTGGACTAGAGACGCGCTCGCAGCCAGTCGAGGTCGGCCCGCTGGCCGTCGAGGCCACCCCGGGTCTCGATGACGACAGGAGCGGCTGCGGCCGTGACGGCGGCAGCGAGCTCGTCGGGGTCGATCAGGCCCTCACCGAGGTTCGTGTGACGGTCGGCACCGGAGTCGAACTCGTCACGGCTGTCGTTGCAGTGCACGAGGTCGATGCGCCCGGTGATCGAGCGGACCGCTTCCACAGCGGACTCGATCGGGATGCCGCCGGCGTGCGCGTGGCAGGTGTCGAGGCAGAAGCCGACGTTGTCGGACCCCTCGGCCGAGCCGATCGCGTCCCATGTGCGCGCGATGCGCTCGAGGGTGCGCGCCATCGCGTTGTCGCCACCGGCGGTGTTCTCCAGGAGCAGTGGGATCTTGAGGTCGGTGGCCTCGATCGCCTTGCGCCAGTTGTCGAAGCCCTTCCCGACGTCCTCGGCCTTGTCGACGTGTCCGCCGTGGACGACGAGGCCCTTGGCGCCGATGGAGGCACCGGCGTCGATGAACTGCTGGAGAAGCTTGCGGCTCGGGATGCGGATCCGGTTGTTCGTGCTCGCGACGTTGATCAGGTATGGCGCGTGGACGTAGAGGTCGACCCCGGCCGCCTCGGCATCGGCCTTGAGGGCCTCGGCGCCACCGGCGTACTCGAACTCGGGCCCCTTGTAGCCCTGCGGGTTGCCGAGGAAGAACTGGGACAGGCCGGCGCCCCGCTCCTTCGCGGCCGTGACGGGGTCGGCGGAGTCGACGTGGGCACCGAGCGGGAAGGTTGCAGCCATGGGTCCACCCTAGGACGGCCCACCGACGCCGGTTAGCCTTGCGGGCGTGACCGACTCCACCGCATCGAGCCCGCAGCCCCGCCACGACGGACGCACCCCCGACCAGACCCGCGAGGTGCGCATCACCCGCAACTGGCTGGACCACGCCGAGGGCAGCGTGCTCGTCGAGTTCGGGCGGACCCGCGTGCTGTGCGCCGCGTCCTTCACCGAGGGGGTGCCGCGCTGGCTCAAGGGCAAGGGCACGGGATGGGTGACCGCGGAGTACGAGATGCTGCCGCGATCGACGAACACCCGCTCGGACCGTGAGTCCCGCAAGGGCAAGGTCGGCGGCCGTACCCATGAGATCAGCCGCCTCATCGGCCGCAGCCTGCGCGCCGTCATCGACACCAAGGCACTCGGTGAGAACACCATCGTCCTGGACTGCGACGTGCTCCAGGCCGACGGCGGCACGCGCACCGCGGCGATCACGGGGGCGTACGTCGCCCTGGTCGACGCGATCGAGGACGCGCGCGCCAAGGGCCTGATCGCCAAGAACGCGCAGCCGCTCACGGGGTCGCTCGCCGCTGTCTCCGTCGGCATCGTCAAGGGCCAGGCCGTCATCGACCTCGACTACCCCGAGGACTCGACGGCCGAGACGGACATGAACGTCGTCATGACCGGCGACGGACGGTTCATCGAGGTGCAGGGCACGGCCGAGGCCGAGCCGTTCGACCGCGACATGCTCAACGCGTTGCTGGACAAGGCAACGCAGGGTTGCGCGGACCTCACCGCGAAGCAGCAGGAGGCGCTCGCCGCCACGCCGCGGGAGCGCCAGCAGTGACGCGCGTCGTCCTCGCCACCCGCAACGACCACAAGGTCGTCGAGCTGCGCGCCATCCTCGCCGATGTCGTCGAAGAGCTCGGGCTCGAGATCGTCGGTGCCGGCGACTTCCCCGGTGCCCCGGACGTCGTCGAGGACGAGGTGACCTTCGAGGGGAACGCCCGCCTCAAGGCACAGGCGCTCGCCGAGTTCACCGGTCTGCCGTCGCTCGCCGACGACTCGGGGCTCTCCGTCGAGGTCCTCGGCGGAGCGCCCGGCATCTTCTCGGCGCGCTGGGCCGGTCGCCACGGCGACGACCGGGCGAACCTCGACCTGCTGCTGGCCCAGACGGCTGACGTCAAGGACGAGCACCGGGCGGCAGCCTTCGTGTGCGCGGCGGTGCTGGCCCTGCCGGATGGCACGCTGCGGTCGGCCGAGGGGCGCATGGAGGGATCGCTCGCGCGGGAACCCAAGGGTGCCAACGGTTTCGGCTACGACCCGGTGCTCGTCGTCGAGGGCGATGGTCGCCATGCGGCCGAGCTCTCGTCCGAGGAGAAGAACGCGATCTCCCACCGCGGCAAGGCCTTCCGGGCCATGGTCCCGCACCTGCGCGACCTCCTCGGCTGACCTGCTGAACTCCTGGTGCCAGAGGGGGGACTCGAACCCCCACGCCCGAAGGCACGGCATCCTAAGTGCCGCGTGTC is a window of Pedococcus aerophilus DNA encoding:
- a CDS encoding deoxyribonuclease IV; this encodes MAATFPLGAHVDSADPVTAAKERGAGLSQFFLGNPQGYKGPEFEYAGGAEALKADAEAAGVDLYVHAPYLINVASTNNRIRIPSRKLLQQFIDAGASIGAKGLVVHGGHVDKAEDVGKGFDNWRKAIEATDLKIPLLLENTAGGDNAMARTLERIARTWDAIGSAEGSDNVGFCLDTCHAHAGGIPIESAVEAVRSITGRIDLVHCNDSRDEFDSGADRHTNLGEGLIDPDELAAAVTAAAAPVVIETRGGLDGQRADLDWLRARL
- the rdgB gene encoding RdgB/HAM1 family non-canonical purine NTP pyrophosphatase, producing the protein MTRVVLATRNDHKVVELRAILADVVEELGLEIVGAGDFPGAPDVVEDEVTFEGNARLKAQALAEFTGLPSLADDSGLSVEVLGGAPGIFSARWAGRHGDDRANLDLLLAQTADVKDEHRAAAFVCAAVLALPDGTLRSAEGRMEGSLAREPKGANGFGYDPVLVVEGDGRHAAELSSEEKNAISHRGKAFRAMVPHLRDLLG
- the rph gene encoding ribonuclease PH produces the protein MTDSTASSPQPRHDGRTPDQTREVRITRNWLDHAEGSVLVEFGRTRVLCAASFTEGVPRWLKGKGTGWVTAEYEMLPRSTNTRSDRESRKGKVGGRTHEISRLIGRSLRAVIDTKALGENTIVLDCDVLQADGGTRTAAITGAYVALVDAIEDARAKGLIAKNAQPLTGSLAAVSVGIVKGQAVIDLDYPEDSTAETDMNVVMTGDGRFIEVQGTAEAEPFDRDMLNALLDKATQGCADLTAKQQEALAATPRERQQ